A single Vigna radiata var. radiata cultivar VC1973A chromosome 8, Vradiata_ver6, whole genome shotgun sequence DNA region contains:
- the LOC106772852 gene encoding sec-independent protein translocase protein TATC, chloroplastic — MLRLTTMGLVTTTVPANVVPQFGSVRSSIRVGNPSGLNFPLSLSQKRNRSHVCLAVDDDLRQEQQDSSTTGIGLGSALEERPENTDLFESTSEEMQGNFEQDGERSAIYDFLYPNKDLLPDDKEMSVFDHLEELRQRIFVSVLAVGGSILGCFTFSKELIIILEAPVKSQGVRFLQLAPGEFFFTTLKVSGYCGLLLGSPVILYEIIAFILPGLTKAERRFLGPIVLGSSVLFYAGITFSYLVLTPAALNFFVTYAEGAVESIWSIDQYFEFVLVLMFSTGLSFQVPVIQFLLGQLGLVSGDQMLSIWRYVVVGAVVAAAIVTPSTDPLTQVLLAAPLLGLYLGGAWMVKLTGR; from the exons ATGTTACGGCTCACCACCATGGGATTGGTAACCACCACTGTTCCCGCGAACGTCGTTCCTCAATTCGGTTCAGTCCGATCGTCTATTCGGGTCGGAAACCCATCCGGGTTGAATTTCCCTCTTTCACTATCACAGAAGAGGAATAGGAGCCATGTTTGCTTGGCTGTGGATGACGACCTCAGACAGGAGCAGCAGGACTCGAGTACAACCGGTATTGGGTTGGGTTCCGCCCTTGAAGAAAGGCCCG AAAACACAGATCTTTTTGAGAGTACATCAGAAGAAATGCAGGGAAATTTTGAACAAGATGGTGAACGAAGTGCTATCTATGATTTTCTTTATCCTAATAAAGATCTTCTTCCTGATGATAAAGAAATGAGTGTATTtgatcatcttgaagagctgcGGCAGAGAATCTTTGTATCAGTTTTAGCTGTTGGAGGTAGCATTTTGGGATGCTTTACATTTTCAAAAGAATTGATAATAATTCTTGAAGCTCCTGTTAAATCACAGGGTGTAAGATTTCTTCAGCTGGCTCCTGgtgaatttttctttacaaCTTTAAAG GTGTCTGGGTACTGTGGCCTTCTTTTGGGAAGCCCCGTCATCCTCTATGAAATCATAGCCTTTATACTTCCAGGACTTACAAAAGCCGAAAGAAGATTTCTAGGGCCAATTGTTTTAGGCTCATCAGTTCTTTTCTATGCCGGAATAACTTTCTCCTACTTAGTTCTGACACCTGCCGCTTTAAATTTCTTTGTTACCTACGCTGAAGGTGCTGTTGAATCAATTTGGTCCATTGATCAGTACTTTGAATTTGTTCTTGTGCTTATGTTCAGTACAGGCTTATCTTTCCag GTACCTGTCATACAATTTCTACTGGGACAACTTGGACTGGTATCCGGAGACCAGATGCTATCAATTTGGAGGTATGTTGTGGTTGGTGCAGTAGTGGCAGCTGCTATAGTTACGCCATCTACCGATCCTCTCACTCAAGTTCTTCTGGCAGCACCTTTATTGGGTCTTTACCTTGGTGGGGCATGGATGGTCAAGCTGACTGGACGATGA
- the LOC106771450 gene encoding origin of replication complex subunit 4: MEPENHKTKAVNVLRSRICDPKFIFNNDYPDSNYSKLKFMISSSVTEACNNSILLLGPRGSGKNAVLEVVIQDLLQEYPDSISVIRLNGLLHSDDVSAFKEIARQLCMEHQLLFSKAASFDDNSQFMVAILRECGLAHKTVIFVLEEFDLFAQGKQRLLYSLLDAMQSITSQAVVLGISCRLDADQLLEKRVRSRFSHRKLLFLPPSMEDSQKLLMHILKLPIDSSFPHDYATEFNTKVQNIIEDRKFKETLQKYLNVDSSVKHLLRFLFCAVSHMDLQTGFLSQESFEIAFSSIQRQPKLECLRNCSNLELHILVCMKRLEVKEKSLCNFNSVMKEYKSMHDSFRTSEYYSRNVCLRAFEHLLHLEMIYFTDNRGQNLSVEFRPVKLLISSAELHQGLRAYNSCPAYLIKLMDREG, translated from the exons ATGGAGCCAGAGAATCACAAAACGAAGGCAGTGAACGTGCTTCGAAGCAGAATCTGCGACCCCAAATTCATCTTCAACAACGATTATCCAGACAGCAACTACAG CAAACTGAAATTCATGATATCGAGTTCGGTGACGGAAGCGTGCAACAATTCTATTCTGCTACTCGGTCCGCGCGGCTCCGGAAAGAACGCG GTTTTGGAAGTTGTCATTCAAGATTTGCTGCAAGAGTATCCAGACTCGATTTCAGTG ATACGGTTGAATGGCCTTTTACATAGTGACGACGTCTCTGCATTCAAG GAAATAGCTAGGCAGTTGTGCATGGAGCATCAATTGCTATTCTCAAAAGCG GCATCATTTGATGACAACTCCCAGTTTATGGTTGCCATTCTAAG GGAATGTGGATTAGCACATAAAACAGTGATATTTGTTCTGGAAGAGTTTGACTTGTTTGCTCAG GGTAAACAGCGGTTACTTTATAGTTTGTTAGATGCAATGCAATCAATTACATCACAGGCTGTTGTACTTGGCATTAGTTGCCGTTTG GATGCAGATCAACTGTTGGAGAAAAGAGTACGATCTCGGTTTTCCCATAGAAAGCTGTTGTTCTTACCACCTTCAATGGAAGATTCACAGAA GTTACTAATGCACATACTGAAATTACCAATCGATTCAAGCTTTCCGCATGATTATGCTACTGAGTTTAACACGAAGGTCCAA AATATTATAGAAGATAGAAAGTTCAAAGAAACcctacaaaaatatttaaatgttgattCCTCTGTCAAACATTTGCTGAGGTTcct ATTCTGTGCAGTCTCTCATATGGATTTGCAGACTGGGTTCTTGTCTCAGGAGAGCTTTGAAATTGCATTTTCAAGCATCCAAAGACAACCGAAACTAGAATGTTTAAGAa ATTGCTCCAATTTAGAACTTCATATTTTGGTTTGCATGAAGAGATTGGAAGTTAAAGAGAAAAGTTTATGCAATTTCAATTCTGTAATGAAAG AGTATAAAAGTATGCATGATTCCTTCCGAACTTCTGAATATTATTCGAGAAATGTCTGCTTACGG GCATTTGAACACCTTCTACATCTTGAGATGATATATTTCACAGACAATAGAGGACAGAATTTGTCTGTTGAATTCCGTCCTGTAAAGCTTTTAATTTCATCTGCTGAACTACATCAGGGACTGAGAGCGTATAATTCATGCCCT GCTTACCTTATAAAGTTAATGGATCGTGAAGGCTGA